The nucleotide window GTGGATGGGATCTGGAACAGAGGGGCTTGGAAGGGCACTGAATTGGGGAAAACGAAAAGTAGAGGGATATGTGTATGATGATCCGAGTTCAGTTTCTGAGAATCTTTCTTTCACTCAAATCCCTTCTGAAATTGCCACATGGAGAAAGGTAGCCTCTTTATTCGCGAAAGATCTTTTCCTCGGAAGTTCTGGGGAAGAAGTGAGAAAACTTCAGAAATACCTGAAAGTTCTTGGTTTTTTCGATGGATCAGCAGCAGAAGAGGGGATATATGGTCCGCTTACGCAAAAAGCAGTTCTCGATTTTCAAATATCGAGACGGATCATTGCCGCTCATTCCGATTTTGGAGCTGGGGTGCTTGGACCAAAAACACGAATCGCCCTTGAAGAGATGCTCCGTGATGAAATGCCTTCCGTCTCGGAATCTGGAGGACCAACTATTTCTTCAAATCCTCTCCGCACGGCGATTATTTCGCCGGGAATGGGCATCAGTACAAAAGGAAAAAATGTGAAAAGACTCCAAATGATCCTTCGCAGTTTGGGATATTTTTCAGGGGAAACTACTGAAAATTATGGGAATCAGACAATTGAAGCGGTCGTCGCTTTTCAGATAGATCACGATATTATTAACGACGCGTTTGATCCGAGTGCTGGATATTACGGTCAAAGAACACATGTCAAATTGCAAGAAATATTGGCAGAACGGAAACAAAGACTCGAGAGCTTTTCTGAGCGAAAATACGTGCAGATTATTCCCATTCCTCTCGCAGAAGTTGTCGGGATTCCTGAGAGGGAAAAACTCCTTGTTAATTCTCAGCGAATGAAAGTAGGAGACAAGGGTGAAATAGTGAGAATCCTCCAACTAAAACTCATTGCGGCAAACTACCTCGAAAAAGGATTTGATACCGGATTCTTTGGTGAAAAAACAAGAGAGGCACTCATGAAATTCCAAAAAGATAATTATCTTATTGGAGATGCGATGAGTCCTGGAGCTGGGGAATTCGGGGAAAAGACGAAAACAATACTTTTTAATGTGACGTAACTCTCGCAGAAAAAGTTTTAAGAATATTCCGATTCATGCAAATTCGGATCCCCTTTTTTGAGCAGAAAACTCATGAAGATTTTCTTCCTGAACAAGCTTCAAGGAATTTCTCACGTATTCCTAGCTCCCTCAAGCATTTTCCAAGGGTTCCAGAAGGAACATCATCATCGCCATGAATTGGCACCGGATATCCTTTCGGTTTTGCCCCTGAGCAGTAAACATGATGTGATCCATGGATTCGACTCGGTTTTCCCAGAATCCCGTCCAGAATTCCTTTTACTCGACTTCCTTTTAATATTGGCAGTTTCCCATTTTTTTTTGTCGGTTTAATGCCATTCTCGGGAGATTTTTTGAAAGAATCATCTTCTTTAGCAGAAGCTTCACGTGTATTTCCCCCTGATGCTAAAGCTGGCGTTTCAGGAAGTAAATTTGGCATTTCTGTAACTGTAGCGGATTCTTCATAATTGCATTTTCCATTATCTCTTCCGCTTGTCCCCATGAAGAGATCTTTAATATCTTCTCCTTTTTCTGAAAAATATTCGAGAAGCGAATCATATATAACATTTGTAAGACTTTCTGCTACTTCAGGAGAGATACCGAGATTCTTTAAAGAAAGAGATGTCGAGGAAACGCAGAGTTCACCTGTACTTCTATCAAGAACAAGTGGAGGAAGATGTTCTTCTTCACCATTTTCCTCATGTGATTTGACGGCAATAGCAACGTAACAGAGAGTGTTCGGTCGAATTGATTGAAAATTCGGCTCATCATCGGCGATGATGTATATTTCGAAATTATCAATTTCTATTCCATAGCTTTCAATTTTTCTGAGGAGCGAAATTTCCTGCAATATTGTCAGTTTTATCCTTGCATCCTCTGGTTTCATTTCTCCATTATCGGAAGCAATTGGGAAATTTTGGAGAGGTGCGTATGTCTTTTGAAAACGTGAGTATAAACTCTCATCTTCATACGGAAGGATTTCTATGAAGGATTTCATCGGTTCGTCTGCAGTAATGACACGAACGACGATACCAAACATTTGCTCTATTCTTCGTTGTGCTGCTTCGCATATCTCGATTCCTATGATCGCAATATTCCCTTTCTGATCTTGGAATTTCTTTTTTTGTTCTTCCTTCTTTTCCATCCAAGTTCCGTATGCACCCATAAGGGCGAAATAGAGCCTTTGCTGAAATATAATCGCGCATTCTAGAATTCGGGCATTACCATAAGGGGATTCTTCCCTCACCAAAGAAGCAATGAGTTCTGATGAGAGAGAGAATAGGCTCAGTATATTTTTCCTATTGGCATAGCTGTCGATGTACGCAGGTCGCCCTAATAAAGTTTTTTTATCTGAAATGATCACACTAGTTCTTGTGCTCTCTATGAGTCTCCAGACAAGACCATCTGAATGATTCTTCCCTAATGATGCGATCATCCCATCTACAAGCTCAAAAATCCTTCTCCGAAGCTCATGATGTTCTGGAAGAAATGTGGCGTACTGAAAAATCTCTTCTACAGGGAGTGATCCTCCTCGAAAAACACTATCGAGTTCAGTTACCATTGGTGAATATAACACAGTTAAGAGATCTCGAATATTCTTTTCTCCGAAAAGACTCTTCATAGCGGGAGATATATTCATGCTTTTGC belongs to Candidatus Peregrinibacteria bacterium and includes:
- a CDS encoding peptidoglycan-binding protein; this encodes MNTKKYTKKFSRVVVKSSLTAFLLFSVVPTLASADEVENASGRKQTFVVTAYYSPLEDQSFYIRGSYEADIRLNGGGVNAADMTPVYVGMLAAPKTYAFGTKIYIPGLGNGTVHDRGGKILVHEGYDRIDVWMGSGTEGLGRALNWGKRKVEGYVYDDPSSVSENLSFTQIPSEIATWRKVASLFAKDLFLGSSGEEVRKLQKYLKVLGFFDGSAAEEGIYGPLTQKAVLDFQISRRIIAAHSDFGAGVLGPKTRIALEEMLRDEMPSVSESGGPTISSNPLRTAIISPGMGISTKGKNVKRLQMILRSLGYFSGETTENYGNQTIEAVVAFQIDHDIINDAFDPSAGYYGQRTHVKLQEILAERKQRLESFSERKYVQIIPIPLAEVVGIPEREKLLVNSQRMKVGDKGEIVRILQLKLIAANYLEKGFDTGFFGEKTREALMKFQKDNYLIGDAMSPGAGEFGEKTKTILFNVT
- a CDS encoding type II toxin-antitoxin system HicA family toxin; the encoded protein is MIASLGKNHSDGLVWRLIESTRTSVIISDKKTLLGRPAYIDSYANRKNILSLFSLSSELIASLVREESPYGNARILECAIIFQQRLYFALMGAYGTWMEKKEEQKKKFQDQKGNIAIIGIEICEAAQRRIEQMFGIVVRVITADEPMKSFIEILPYEDESLYSRFQKTYAPLQNFPIASDNGEMKPEDARIKLTILQEISLLRKIESYGIEIDNFEIYIIADDEPNFQSIRPNTLCYVAIAVKSHEENGEEEHLPPLVLDRSTGELCVSSTSLSLKNLGISPEVAESLTNVIYDSLLEYFSEKGEDIKDLFMGTSGRDNGKCNYEESATVTEMPNLLPETPALASGGNTREASAKEDDSFKKSPENGIKPTKKNGKLPILKGSRVKGILDGILGKPSRIHGSHHVYCSGAKPKGYPVPIHGDDDVPSGTLGKCLRELGIREKFLEACSGRKSS
- a CDS encoding DUF309 domain-containing protein; this encodes MRSSHLQAQKSFSEAHDVLEEMWRTEKSLLQGVILLEKHYRVQLPLVNITQLRDLEYSFLRKDSS